Part of the Sulfuricurvum kujiense DSM 16994 genome, AATCACTTTCTGCCCGTATTAACGAGTTTAAGAGCTAAAAATCCCCAGCCATAGGGCATTTTTCGATGTTGAAAGTACCCTGTGCGGGGTATGCTTCGGGATAAAGCAGTAGTCACCGTTTTTTAAGTCGAAAGTTTGATTGTCTATTTCGAGCTTCGCTTCTCCGCTCAGGAGCAACACCCACTCATCCTGCTCTTGATTGTAGTGTTCGCCGGGATCTTTCAGCCATGAACGGATGGATTCGATTTTTAGGGAATCATTTTGAAACAGGGTTGAAAAAAGTTCCGAATTTTCATTAGGTTCTTCTTTTAAATAGAGGTTTTGAACATGAGTCAAGAAGCACTCCTAAGTTAATGCGTGATATTATTGCGTCATTATAATCCAACAGTAGAGAATTTATGAAAAACATTATTCTGATCGGTTTTATGGGAGTCGGAAAAGGCTCAGTCGCACGTGAAATAGTAAAACTCTCCGATTTGGTTGCTTTGGATACGGATGATATTATTGAAAGCATGGAAAATCGCACGATCAAAAAGATTTTTGCACAAGAGGGAGAAGAATATTTTCGTGCCTTGGAACGTAAAGTCGCACTCTGGCTTCAAAAAGAGGTAAAAGGGACCCTTATCTCAACCGGAGGGGGATTTTTTAAAGTTCCGAATCTTTCTAAAATCGGTACGGTTGTTTATTTGTCAGCCCCGTTTGAAAC contains:
- a CDS encoding cupin domain-containing protein, which codes for MTHVQNLYLKEEPNENSELFSTLFQNDSLKIESIRSWLKDPGEHYNQEQDEWVLLLSGEAKLEIDNQTFDLKNGDYCFIPKHTPHRVLSTSKNALWLGIFSS
- a CDS encoding shikimate kinase codes for the protein MKNIILIGFMGVGKGSVAREIVKLSDLVALDTDDIIESMENRTIKKIFAQEGEEYFRALERKVALWLQKEVKGTLISTGGGFFKVPNLSKIGTVVYLSAPFETIYNRILAHPNAEKKLRKRPLFQDIEKARKLYDERSVLYKKAADIVIDVSDKDIPEVAKEILKKAK